In Bacillus sp. FJAT-45037, the following are encoded in one genomic region:
- a CDS encoding cupin, with amino-acid sequence MEFYKFNKDSGKKILKFNSDFIMSRIIQTNKPTNIGCMHLDENGIVGYHQAVVPQLLLILNGEGYVRNENDKYFKVESGDAVFWDKDEWHETKTNVGLTAIVIESEELTPALFMTLKE; translated from the coding sequence ATGGAGTTTTATAAATTTAACAAAGACAGTGGTAAAAAGATTTTAAAATTTAATTCGGATTTTATTATGTCTCGTATAATTCAAACAAATAAGCCAACCAATATTGGATGTATGCACTTAGATGAAAATGGTATCGTTGGCTATCATCAAGCAGTAGTGCCTCAACTTCTCTTAATTTTGAACGGAGAGGGTTATGTCCGTAATGAAAATGACAAATATTTTAAAGTTGAGTCTGGGGATGCTGTCTTTTGGGACAAAGATGAATGGCACGAAACTAAAACTAATGTAGGATTAACTGCTATTGTCATTGAAAGTGAAGAATTGACCCCTGCATTATTTATGACACTAAAGGAATAG
- a CDS encoding DUF4190 domain-containing protein → MKTNRKAKFGLGLGILSILIPTFGLFIGIIGLIVSRQARKEIQKTNENGDKLAKAGFVLSIIGLVLQAFLITVGILSLFQAPPA, encoded by the coding sequence ATGAAAACAAATAGAAAAGCCAAATTTGGTTTAGGTTTAGGAATTCTTTCAATATTGATACCCACTTTTGGGTTGTTTATTGGGATAATAGGTCTAATTGTTTCAAGACAAGCAAGAAAAGAAATCCAGAAAACAAATGAGAATGGTGATAAACTTGCTAAAGCAGGTTTTGTCTTAAGTATAATTGGATTAGTGCTTCAGGCATTCCTGATTACTGTGGGTATTCTATCGTTATTCCAAGCACCACCAGCATAA
- a CDS encoding GNAT family N-acetyltransferase: MSFITIEKASITDAEKLTEIKKRTFDEEVKKWLPNQNDVIDNNIKPPGYSFVEMTKYMIKELKYFKVLQGKEIIGGIIITTSGKSFGRIDRIFVDPNYQGKGIGSIVINLIEKEFPDVRIWDLETSSRQINNHYFYQKVGYKTIYENEDEYGYLKEIETSLEKENIVENKSIPSFQYVNCDMVKTECYGVNLEGSSFGNSNLMNSHISNCNFSDSKFQNLNLRNSLYADLNLSNSKMIFVTLGGVSFIDTNLGDENIPISFERCDLEGSKFSNSNLRNVEIQNSDLTGMKIDNVPVEKLIDAYYQLNKK; this comes from the coding sequence ATGTCATTTATAACCATTGAAAAAGCATCCATTACAGATGCTGAAAAACTAACAGAAATAAAGAAAAGAACTTTTGATGAAGAAGTGAAAAAGTGGCTTCCAAATCAAAATGATGTAATTGATAACAATATTAAGCCACCAGGATATTCTTTTGTTGAAATGACTAAGTATATGATTAAAGAATTGAAATACTTTAAAGTCTTACAGGGTAAGGAAATTATCGGTGGAATTATAATAACTACTTCTGGTAAAAGTTTTGGGAGAATAGACCGTATTTTCGTTGACCCTAACTATCAGGGGAAAGGAATTGGATCAATTGTAATTAATTTAATAGAGAAAGAGTTTCCTGATGTAAGGATTTGGGACCTTGAGACATCAAGTAGACAAATTAACAATCATTATTTTTATCAAAAAGTGGGTTATAAAACCATCTATGAAAATGAGGATGAATATGGTTATCTAAAGGAAATAGAAACTTCATTAGAAAAAGAAAACATAGTTGAAAATAAAAGCATTCCTAGTTTCCAATATGTGAATTGCGATATGGTAAAAACGGAGTGTTATGGAGTGAATTTAGAAGGAAGTTCATTCGGTAACAGTAATCTAATGAATAGTCATATTAGCAATTGTAATTTTAGCGACTCAAAGTTCCAAAATTTAAATCTTAGAAATTCACTATATGCCGATTTAAATCTTTCTAACAGTAAGATGATATTTGTTACTTTAGGTGGGGTTAGTTTCATTGATACAAATCTTGGAGATGAGAATATACCAATTTCATTTGAAAGATGTGACCTTGAAGGAAGTAAATTTAGTAACAGTAATCTTCGAAATGTAGAAATACAAAATAGTGATTTGACTGGTATGAAAATAGATAATGTTCCAGTAGAAAAGCTTATTGATGCTTACTATCAATTGAATAAAAAATAA
- a CDS encoding STAS domain-containing protein → MNLVVFTKYIRSNRVSLANDIVDSVIERMELDIPKWEKDQAVAMYIDLFGFLAESIDEELNEVPNSLIEWSKKNAEMQVTAEGRISEIVRRYPPTREVFSDLITGISLELDLSLKDHTNILKKINSILDVSLTETCITYECLMEKFKKDKFEEILKLSAPIVPVKENIVIIPLIGKIDERCTEHIIENVIPKVANMRTKHVIADYSGALTIDSYSAEALHRIGGVFRLMGINVVSAGLRKDIVMNAIDSKIDFGGIKAYANVKQALENIN, encoded by the coding sequence ATGAATTTAGTGGTTTTCACTAAATATATTAGATCGAACAGAGTGTCTTTGGCTAATGACATTGTGGACTCTGTTATAGAAAGAATGGAACTGGATATCCCAAAATGGGAGAAAGACCAGGCTGTTGCAATGTATATTGATCTTTTCGGCTTTCTGGCAGAATCAATTGATGAAGAATTAAATGAGGTGCCGAACAGTCTTATAGAGTGGAGTAAGAAAAATGCTGAGATGCAGGTTACTGCTGAAGGGCGAATATCCGAGATTGTTCGTCGGTATCCACCTACAAGAGAGGTTTTTAGTGATTTAATCACAGGAATTAGTTTAGAGCTTGATTTATCCTTAAAGGACCATACTAATATATTGAAAAAAATAAACTCTATATTAGATGTTAGCCTGACAGAAACTTGTATAACCTATGAATGCCTGATGGAGAAATTTAAGAAAGATAAATTTGAGGAAATCCTAAAACTTTCAGCGCCTATAGTGCCTGTCAAAGAAAATATTGTAATTATCCCTCTTATTGGAAAGATCGATGAGAGATGTACTGAACATATTATAGAAAATGTAATCCCAAAGGTTGCTAATATGAGAACAAAGCATGTAATAGCTGATTATTCCGGAGCTTTGACAATCGATTCCTATAGTGCTGAGGCACTCCATAGAATAGGAGGTGTTTTTCGTTTAATGGGGATTAATGTTGTAAGTGCTGGTCTCCGGAAGGATATAGTTATGAACGCTATTGACAGTAAGATTGATTTCGGTGGCATAAAAGCCTATGCAAATGTGAAACAGGCTTTAGAAAATATTAATTAG
- a CDS encoding TetR/AcrR family transcriptional regulator, whose translation MKKNPAITAQTRQNLTDAFWQLYFTKRIEKITIKEITTKAGYNRSTFYEYFTDVYDVLEQLENNLISKLQEMPMQQLSSSGDPFPLEALVRLYSDQSQYLAVLLGDHGDPAFQRRIKASIKPVMKEILVVQGAKDGFELDYTLEYALSAMIGILSYWFNQENAPSMEDLTALLGELSSDGVIGKLMGLRE comes from the coding sequence ATGAAAAAGAATCCAGCGATTACCGCTCAAACGAGACAAAATTTAACCGATGCTTTCTGGCAGCTTTATTTCACAAAGCGAATCGAAAAAATAACGATTAAAGAAATTACAACGAAAGCGGGCTATAATCGGTCCACCTTTTACGAGTACTTTACGGATGTGTATGACGTGTTGGAGCAATTGGAAAACAATTTGATTTCCAAGCTGCAGGAAATGCCGATGCAGCAGCTTTCTTCTTCAGGCGACCCATTTCCTCTTGAAGCACTGGTCCGCTTGTATTCCGACCAAAGTCAGTATCTTGCCGTCCTGCTTGGAGACCACGGAGATCCGGCCTTTCAAAGAAGAATCAAAGCCAGCATTAAGCCCGTGATGAAAGAAATCCTTGTCGTACAGGGAGCAAAAGACGGCTTTGAGCTCGACTACACATTGGAATATGCGCTATCTGCGATGATCGGGATTTTAAGCTATTGGTTCAACCAGGAAAACGCTCCTTCTATGGAAGACTTAACAGCGCTGCTTGGAGAACTTTCGAGTGATGGTGTGATAGGGAAACTGATGGGCTTGAGAGAGTGA
- a CDS encoding MFS transporter has product MNVKLILESWKYPSILLLGIGVSNLGAWVYLIALNLIVFDLTGSPLAVAALYILIPLATLVTNFWSGSMIDRLNTRNMMIVLDIVRAICILLLPWLLDLSIWFMYVMVFFINMATSMFGPASMVYITKLIPFEQRKKFNSLRSLIDSGAFLLGPALAGVLFIMGTPELAIIINAIALFLSGLITFLMPNLEKSSQVNNKAEKLSLPLLKKDFQVVMHFSKRNVYIILIYFLFSSVMVMTSAVDSLEAAFAKEVLNLSDSDYGFLVSIAGAGIVVGAFMNTVFVKKIATSILIGLGSTFVSIGYIIYALSNSFIMAATGFFVLAFFLAFANTGFLTFYQNNIPVNIMGRIGSLYELIQAVLIILTTGIIGLFAQVLSIQFAVITGAVIMLSISITLCAFNIQPSKSTYYQPTILDKIELN; this is encoded by the coding sequence TTGAATGTAAAACTCATACTAGAATCGTGGAAATATCCTTCTATTTTATTGCTTGGAATAGGTGTGTCTAATTTAGGTGCTTGGGTGTACTTAATTGCATTAAACTTAATCGTTTTCGATCTCACGGGGTCTCCTCTTGCGGTAGCGGCACTTTATATTCTGATCCCTTTAGCCACTTTAGTCACCAACTTTTGGTCTGGTAGTATGATTGATCGATTGAATACTCGAAACATGATGATCGTTCTCGATATAGTTAGAGCCATCTGCATACTTCTTTTGCCTTGGTTATTAGATCTATCCATTTGGTTCATGTATGTAATGGTCTTTTTTATTAATATGGCAACCTCAATGTTTGGCCCTGCATCGATGGTTTATATCACAAAACTAATTCCTTTCGAACAAAGAAAGAAATTTAATTCTTTAAGGAGTTTAATTGATTCGGGTGCTTTCCTTCTTGGACCCGCTCTGGCAGGAGTGCTTTTTATAATGGGTACGCCTGAACTCGCCATTATAATTAACGCGATTGCATTATTTTTATCAGGTTTAATCACATTCCTTATGCCGAATTTAGAGAAGTCTTCACAAGTTAATAATAAGGCTGAAAAATTATCACTACCACTATTAAAGAAAGATTTTCAGGTAGTCATGCATTTTAGTAAAAGGAACGTTTATATTATTCTTATTTACTTTTTATTTAGTTCCGTTATGGTTATGACTTCTGCTGTCGATTCCTTGGAAGCTGCTTTTGCCAAAGAAGTGCTAAACTTATCTGATAGTGACTACGGATTTTTAGTAAGTATTGCAGGAGCAGGCATAGTTGTTGGAGCATTTATGAACACAGTTTTCGTTAAGAAAATCGCCACTTCAATTCTTATTGGATTAGGTTCAACATTTGTATCGATCGGCTATATCATTTATGCTCTTTCAAATTCATTTATCATGGCAGCAACAGGATTTTTTGTCCTTGCCTTCTTTCTTGCATTTGCAAACACAGGTTTCCTTACTTTTTATCAAAATAACATTCCTGTAAATATAATGGGTAGAATAGGTAGTTTATATGAATTAATCCAAGCAGTGCTCATTATACTAACAACTGGAATTATAGGCCTCTTTGCACAGGTGCTTTCAATTCAATTTGCGGTCATTACAGGGGCTGTGATCATGTTGTCAATTTCTATAACATTATGTGCTTTCAACATCCAACCTTCAAAAAGTACATATTATCAACCGACTATACTTGATAAAATAGAGTTGAATTAA
- a CDS encoding GNAT family N-acetyltransferase, with protein MVQVQLVNHNLDYCEQIYRLSSAPQIKDALGLSNSTLEHTKQFVKGIIQEEHDGKTLSRVILDENSNLIGITTLMFIDYKKQSCHIGSWLGHEYWGKGYNQASKIAILQIAFVELNLKYVFAGARKVNIRSQKAQEKLPFIRLHIEKYFSEEHTALEKKEKQPCVLHGFYREDFIKYLNDSNQIKGQPPFY; from the coding sequence ATGGTGCAAGTTCAATTAGTTAATCATAATTTGGATTATTGTGAACAAATCTATAGATTATCGTCTGCCCCTCAAATAAAAGATGCATTAGGACTTTCAAATAGTACGTTAGAACATACTAAACAATTTGTAAAAGGAATAATCCAAGAAGAACATGATGGTAAAACGTTGTCTCGTGTAATTCTAGATGAAAACAGCAACCTTATCGGCATTACAACATTAATGTTTATTGACTACAAAAAACAATCTTGTCACATCGGTTCATGGTTGGGTCATGAATATTGGGGCAAAGGCTATAACCAAGCGTCAAAAATTGCTATTTTACAAATAGCATTTGTAGAACTTAACTTAAAGTATGTTTTTGCGGGAGCAAGGAAGGTAAATATCCGATCTCAGAAAGCACAAGAAAAATTACCTTTCATTAGATTACATATTGAAAAGTATTTTTCAGAAGAGCACACTGCTTTAGAAAAAAAGGAAAAACAACCTTGTGTGCTGCATGGATTTTATAGAGAAGATTTTATTAAATATCTTAATGACAGTAACCAAATCAAAGGACAGCCGCCTTTCTACTAA
- a CDS encoding PstS family phosphate ABC transporter substrate-binding protein — MRIFGSILITIILSFIGFVATIIASFTRDAEFYTVFIPIITIGLITFIIVAIHGKFRSRLSKISTIVFISLSIVSVVAYEGYQAYVKSLEVVSTQDVNLLEYRPFVEDTKAVSLDEPSSFTIQDNLPLLDGATALYPLYSAFAQAVYPKKDYSLGDSEVVSNQTSNAFDRLLKGEVDIIFIAHPSENQMRRAEQQGVELHLTPIGREAFVFFVHSNNLVDELTIEQIQNIYSGKITNWSKVGGKNEQIRAFQRPEGSGSQSAILNVMGDVPLMEPPSEDIVSAMGGIIRETTNYQNRKNAIGFSFRHFSQTMVENGDIKNIAVEGILPTKENIQNETYPFVDQFYAITASSDNPHTEAFISWMRSEQGQELVERTGYVPVK, encoded by the coding sequence ATGAGAATATTCGGTTCAATACTTATCACGATCATACTTAGTTTCATAGGGTTTGTGGCAACGATCATTGCATCATTTACTAGAGATGCGGAGTTTTATACTGTTTTTATCCCTATCATTACAATTGGTCTAATTACTTTTATTATTGTGGCGATACATGGTAAATTCAGAAGTCGTTTATCCAAGATTAGTACCATTGTTTTTATTTCGTTAAGCATAGTTTCTGTAGTAGCCTATGAGGGGTATCAAGCGTATGTGAAATCACTTGAGGTTGTAAGTACACAAGATGTAAATTTATTGGAATATCGGCCGTTTGTGGAAGATACGAAAGCAGTATCATTAGATGAACCTTCGAGTTTTACTATTCAAGACAATTTACCGTTATTAGACGGGGCAACAGCTTTATACCCGCTTTATTCTGCTTTTGCTCAAGCTGTTTATCCGAAAAAGGATTATTCATTAGGGGATAGTGAGGTTGTCTCTAATCAAACAAGCAATGCTTTTGATCGTTTATTGAAAGGTGAAGTTGATATTATCTTTATTGCACATCCTTCGGAAAATCAAATGAGAAGAGCCGAACAGCAAGGAGTGGAATTACATCTAACACCGATTGGAAGAGAGGCTTTTGTTTTCTTTGTACATTCAAACAATCTAGTTGATGAACTAACGATAGAACAGATTCAAAATATATATTCCGGAAAAATTACTAACTGGAGTAAAGTAGGGGGAAAGAATGAACAAATTCGTGCGTTTCAACGACCTGAAGGAAGCGGAAGCCAGTCTGCAATACTTAATGTGATGGGGGATGTTCCGTTAATGGAACCACCTTCAGAAGATATTGTATCGGCAATGGGTGGTATTATTCGAGAAACTACGAACTATCAGAATCGTAAAAATGCAATTGGATTTTCCTTCAGACATTTCTCACAGACTATGGTAGAGAATGGAGACATAAAAAATATTGCTGTAGAAGGAATTTTACCGACCAAAGAAAATATTCAAAATGAAACGTATCCATTTGTCGATCAATTTTACGCAATAACGGCCAGCAGTGATAATCCGCATACTGAGGCATTCATCAGCTGGATGCGATCTGAACAAGGTCAAGAACTTGTTGAACGTACTGGATATGTTCCTGTGAAATAA
- a CDS encoding SH3 domain-containing protein gives MGDERYKTVYIVTKQHISNYPNPIRLFKGQAVIVGKKYEGNEGWNNWIYCYTKDKHLEGWVPEQIIHIEGEQGLILEDYIAKELEVNVDEQLIKFNELNGWIWVKRLINSEEGWVPKENVKEVNDD, from the coding sequence ATGGGAGATGAAAGATATAAAACTGTTTATATAGTAACCAAACAACATATAAGCAACTACCCCAATCCCATTAGACTTTTTAAAGGGCAGGCTGTTATTGTCGGCAAAAAGTATGAGGGTAACGAAGGTTGGAATAACTGGATATATTGTTACACTAAAGATAAACACTTAGAGGGTTGGGTACCCGAACAAATAATTCATATTGAAGGTGAGCAAGGGTTGATTCTAGAGGATTATATTGCTAAAGAATTAGAGGTTAATGTTGATGAACAGCTTATTAAATTTAACGAACTTAATGGTTGGATATGGGTTAAAAGGCTAATTAACTCAGAAGAAGGTTGGGTACCTAAAGAGAATGTAAAAGAAGTAAATGATGACTAA
- a CDS encoding DUF4190 domain-containing protein — MVEKSKTNTKAIVSLTLGILSILIPTMGIVVGVLGIVFSKIAKKEIENSNDVGIGLAKSGMICSIVGIVIQLFLILVGFLFVFST; from the coding sequence GTGGTTGAAAAATCAAAAACAAATACGAAGGCTATTGTATCTTTAACACTTGGAATTTTGTCTATTTTAATACCTACAATGGGAATAGTTGTTGGTGTGCTAGGAATAGTTTTTTCAAAAATCGCAAAAAAAGAAATTGAAAATTCAAATGATGTAGGTATCGGTCTTGCTAAATCGGGGATGATTTGTAGCATTGTAGGAATTGTGATACAACTCTTTTTGATATTAGTAGGTTTTCTATTCGTATTTTCAACATAG
- a CDS encoding ABC transporter permease, whose protein sequence is MFNKTLLIHLIKSNAKVFLIIAGSLSVLIGIIMSIFTPETMNEIAQTSTDAPINPLGDISTLTAFTANQFFGNFALIFAMIYSVIIGNKLIAEQVDKGSMAYHLSTPITRTEYTVTSLIYFVSSLTALFTLIFGVGFGVAELVQPGELPLDTFFMLTLGSFLLNLAISGITFFASCLFNRSSYSLALGAGLTVFFFAANMLSGMSDSLSILENVTIITLFDSDAIIQSGSYGPQLFILGGLALVLYLIGVAVFKRKDLPL, encoded by the coding sequence ATGTTCAATAAGACTTTACTCATTCACTTAATTAAATCAAATGCAAAAGTATTCCTCATCATAGCGGGTTCACTTTCAGTGTTAATCGGGATCATAATGAGTATCTTCACGCCGGAAACTATGAATGAAATTGCCCAAACAAGCACGGATGCGCCCATTAATCCGTTAGGTGATATTTCAACCTTAACCGCTTTTACAGCAAATCAGTTCTTTGGAAACTTCGCCCTCATTTTCGCCATGATCTATTCCGTCATCATTGGCAATAAGCTGATAGCAGAGCAGGTGGATAAAGGCAGCATGGCATACCATCTGTCAACGCCCATCACAAGAACCGAGTACACGGTAACCAGTCTCATTTACTTTGTTTCCTCCCTCACCGCATTATTCACGCTGATCTTTGGGGTAGGATTTGGCGTGGCAGAGCTCGTTCAGCCAGGTGAGCTTCCATTAGACACGTTCTTCATGCTTACGTTAGGTTCATTCCTATTAAATCTCGCTATAAGCGGTATCACGTTTTTTGCCTCTTGTTTATTCAACCGGTCAAGCTATTCCTTGGCGCTCGGTGCAGGCCTAACGGTATTTTTCTTTGCCGCGAATATGCTTTCCGGCATGAGTGACAGTCTGTCAATCCTTGAAAATGTCACGATCATTACCCTTTTTGATTCGGATGCGATTATTCAAAGTGGAAGCTATGGTCCGCAGTTATTTATACTTGGAGGACTGGCGCTCGTTCTATACCTCATAGGAGTAGCGGTTTTTAAGCGGAAAGATCTGCCGTTGTGA
- a CDS encoding GNAT family N-acetyltransferase: protein MVNEMVIRRAELKDIPEIQKVAKVTWNHTYEGLIPRLIQDKFINSAYSDENMPLRVEKTLLFVAVLNGKVVGFSNFFLRDSQAELGAIYIYPQEHSKGIGTKLLDAGINELDNVSNIFVEVEVGNKVGEDFYEAKGFDLVEEYEDEIYGHKLMTKKLVLKI, encoded by the coding sequence ATGGTAAATGAAATGGTTATTCGAAGAGCAGAGTTAAAAGATATCCCTGAAATACAGAAAGTAGCAAAAGTAACGTGGAACCACACATATGAAGGTCTTATCCCAAGATTAATCCAAGATAAATTTATCAATAGTGCCTATTCAGATGAAAATATGCCATTAAGAGTCGAAAAAACACTGTTATTTGTTGCAGTATTAAACGGAAAAGTAGTAGGATTTTCTAATTTCTTTCTAAGAGATTCACAGGCTGAACTAGGTGCAATTTATATTTATCCTCAAGAACACAGTAAGGGTATTGGTACGAAACTACTGGATGCAGGTATAAATGAACTTGATAATGTTTCGAATATTTTTGTGGAAGTAGAAGTAGGAAATAAAGTCGGAGAAGACTTTTATGAAGCTAAGGGGTTTGACTTAGTGGAAGAATACGAAGATGAAATATACGGGCATAAGTTAATGACAAAAAAACTGGTCCTGAAAATTTAA
- a CDS encoding ABC transporter ATP-binding protein has product MTAINIQNLTKDYGNHKGIFDVSFQIEEGEVVGFLGPNGAGKTTTLRHLLGFSKPQSGTAAVLQLNCWNESKEIQKHLGYLPAEMAFPENMTGTQLIQHTAKMRGLRDLKRSQQLIEMFNLDPSAPIKRMSKGMKQKVGIVCAFMHDPKVLILDEPTTGLDPLMQSVFVQLIREEKQKGKSILMSSHLFEEIEGTCDRIAMIKQGKIISVIKAQEFNNVEKTTFKVTFQNPEDFQSIQQDIFKISEIHKEGLQLVIEIEDTQLNNLIRALAAKNVISIREMKYSLEDNFMNFYRGENHDHVQ; this is encoded by the coding sequence ATGACAGCGATAAACATCCAAAATCTTACCAAGGATTACGGAAATCATAAGGGAATTTTTGATGTTTCATTTCAAATAGAAGAAGGAGAGGTAGTTGGCTTTCTCGGTCCAAACGGGGCTGGGAAGACGACAACGCTTCGCCATCTGTTGGGATTCAGTAAACCGCAAAGCGGAACGGCTGCTGTTTTACAGTTGAATTGCTGGAATGAGTCTAAAGAAATTCAAAAGCATTTAGGTTATCTGCCTGCAGAGATGGCCTTTCCGGAAAACATGACAGGCACGCAGCTTATTCAGCATACCGCGAAAATGCGAGGTCTCCGTGACCTGAAAAGGTCTCAACAGTTAATAGAGATGTTCAACCTTGATCCTTCAGCACCCATTAAGCGAATGTCGAAGGGTATGAAGCAAAAGGTTGGAATCGTTTGTGCCTTTATGCACGATCCTAAAGTTCTCATTCTAGATGAACCAACAACTGGACTTGATCCTTTGATGCAATCGGTCTTTGTTCAGCTTATTCGCGAGGAAAAACAAAAGGGGAAAAGCATCCTTATGTCGTCTCATTTATTTGAAGAAATCGAGGGGACCTGCGACCGGATTGCCATGATTAAGCAGGGGAAAATCATTTCAGTCATAAAGGCGCAGGAATTTAACAACGTTGAGAAGACCACATTCAAAGTAACGTTTCAAAATCCTGAAGACTTCCAATCAATTCAGCAGGATATTTTCAAAATTTCAGAGATTCACAAGGAAGGCTTGCAGCTCGTGATCGAAATAGAAGATACCCAACTAAACAATCTGATCCGTGCACTGGCTGCTAAAAATGTGATTTCCATTCGTGAAATGAAATACTCACTGGAAGATAATTTTATGAATTTTTACAGAGGGGAGAATCACGACCATGTTCAATAA
- the ltrA gene encoding group II intron reverse transcriptase/maturase has product MDMREQDGNALIKQVIDDKNLLNAYEKVKKNKGAPGVDGVTVYELESHMRKYYQPLKKKLLDGTYQPQPVKRVAIPKPDGSKRYLGIPSVMDRVVQQAILQVIEPKIDPYFSEKSFGFRKGRNAHQAIKLAEQYYEEGYRTVVDCDLKSYFDTIHHQRVHAYLEEFISDKIVLKLIWKFLRSGILDKDIYIETNEGTPQGGPLSPILANVYLNKLDRRLEERGHRFIRYADDFVIYVKSKRAGERVMDNISNYIESDLGLTINQNKSKVCSATSATFLGFNIQNLMGKSVADLAGRQNNVSKINSKT; this is encoded by the coding sequence ATGGATATGAGAGAACAAGATGGTAACGCATTAATTAAACAAGTGATTGACGACAAAAATCTTTTAAATGCATATGAGAAAGTAAAGAAAAACAAAGGAGCTCCAGGAGTTGATGGAGTAACTGTGTACGAACTCGAATCTCACATGCGTAAGTATTACCAACCATTGAAAAAGAAGCTATTAGACGGAACGTATCAACCACAGCCAGTGAAAAGAGTCGCCATTCCGAAACCGGATGGTTCTAAAAGATACCTCGGTATTCCAAGTGTCATGGATAGGGTTGTCCAACAAGCTATTCTACAAGTTATTGAGCCGAAAATCGACCCATACTTTTCAGAAAAAAGCTTTGGATTCAGAAAAGGAAGGAACGCACACCAAGCAATCAAGCTAGCTGAGCAATACTACGAGGAAGGATATCGAACAGTTGTCGATTGTGACTTGAAAAGCTACTTCGATACGATCCATCACCAAAGAGTACATGCTTATCTTGAGGAATTTATCTCTGATAAAATCGTCCTGAAACTGATATGGAAATTCTTGCGTTCCGGAATACTTGATAAAGATATTTATATCGAGACAAATGAAGGAACTCCGCAAGGTGGTCCACTTTCACCGATCCTCGCCAATGTCTATCTAAACAAACTGGATAGAAGACTGGAAGAACGCGGACACCGGTTTATCCGATACGCAGATGACTTTGTTATCTACGTTAAAAGCAAACGAGCTGGCGAGAGAGTCATGGATAATATCTCAAACTACATTGAGAGTGACCTTGGATTAACCATTAATCAAAATAAAAGCAAGGTGTGTAGTGCCACTTCGGCAACCTTCCTAGGGTTCAATATTCAAAATTTAATGGGAAAGTCGGTAGCCGACCTAGCAGGTCGGCAAAACAACGTTTCAAAAATAAACTCAAAAACTTAA
- a CDS encoding TIGR04104 family putative zinc finger protein, which yields MAVLQKCENCNEQFSWSKIYKSFWWAYKPINCDKCGKEHRITIIGRFTFTFLTIVPMLIFGNFLSPFSNFFMTLTIGFAILMIGSLFAPYFVKYTRVL from the coding sequence GTGGCTGTCTTGCAAAAATGTGAAAACTGCAACGAACAATTTAGTTGGAGTAAAATTTATAAATCGTTTTGGTGGGCATATAAACCTATAAATTGTGATAAATGCGGTAAGGAGCATAGGATTACCATTATTGGTAGATTCACATTTACTTTTCTAACTATTGTACCGATGTTGATTTTTGGGAATTTCCTTTCGCCATTCAGTAATTTTTTTATGACTCTTACTATTGGATTCGCCATATTAATGATTGGCTCATTGTTTGCTCCATATTTTGTTAAGTACACCAGGGTATTGTGA